A window of Polaribacter litorisediminis contains these coding sequences:
- a CDS encoding Sec-independent protein translocase subunit TatA/TatB: MNVYFLFIGGPEIFVIMLIVVMVFGADKIPDIARGLGKGIRQVKDATNDIKREINDSSKEHGLDNSIGKDIKKEIDSVKENIDDLTGPIKRQL; this comes from the coding sequence ATGAACGTATATTTTTTATTTATTGGAGGTCCTGAAATTTTTGTCATCATGTTAATTGTGGTGATGGTTTTTGGTGCAGATAAAATTCCTGACATTGCAAGAGGTTTGGGCAAAGGAATTCGTCAAGTAAAAGATGCAACCAATGACATTAAGAGAGAAATTAATGACAGTTCTAAAGAACATGGTTTAGATAATAGCATCGGAAAAGACATCAAAAAAGAAATCGATAGTGTAAAAGAAAATATCGATGATTTAACGGGTCCTATTAAAAGACAGTTATAA
- a CDS encoding O-methyltransferase — MHFLPENIDQYVVEHSQQEPKILQELSRETWQKVLNPRMLSGAFQGRILSMIAKLTAPKTILEIGTYTGYSALCFAEGLASKGKIITIDKNEELETLQNKYFEKSGFRHQIEQKVGNALEIIPTIKEKFDLVFIDADKSNYVNYFHLIIDKMNPGGIILSDNVLWSGKVVEELNPKDLDTKVLLAYNKLLNTDDRIETVLLPIRDGLTISRVK, encoded by the coding sequence ATGCATTTTTTACCAGAAAATATTGATCAATATGTTGTGGAGCACTCGCAACAAGAACCAAAAATTTTACAAGAATTAAGTAGAGAAACTTGGCAAAAGGTTTTAAACCCAAGAATGTTAAGTGGTGCTTTTCAAGGTAGAATTTTATCGATGATTGCAAAATTAACTGCACCAAAAACTATTTTAGAAATAGGAACTTACACAGGATATTCTGCGTTGTGTTTTGCAGAAGGATTGGCATCCAAAGGAAAAATTATTACCATCGATAAAAATGAAGAATTAGAAACTTTGCAAAATAAATACTTTGAGAAATCTGGTTTTAGACATCAAATTGAACAAAAAGTAGGAAATGCTTTAGAGATTATTCCTACAATAAAAGAGAAATTCGATTTGGTTTTTATCGATGCTGATAAATCTAATTACGTAAATTATTTTCATCTGATTATTGATAAAATGAATCCTGGAGGTATTATTCTATCGGATAATGTTTTGTGGAGCGGCAAAGTTGTAGAAGAATTAAATCCTAAAGATTTGGATACAAAAGTACTTTTGGCTTATAACAAACTTTTAAATACAGATGACCGAATAGAAACTGTATTACTGCCCATAAGAGACGGTTTGACAATTAGTAGAGTAAAGTAA
- a CDS encoding sigma-70 family RNA polymerase sigma factor — protein MSQEKNVLNPDIWIDKYADYLFNYAVIRVNNEDIAKDLVQETFFAGLKSAKNFQGKASERTWLIAILKRKVIDHYRKINSKKGQAEVRMNFYNDGKNEGSWIEERVPQSWDNASEKLIENEELKSQLDVCLDYLPEKYAMVFKMKTIQEFETEEICKELNITASNLWVIIHRARMQLRKCMEDNWFNT, from the coding sequence ATGTCTCAAGAAAAAAACGTTTTAAATCCAGATATTTGGATCGATAAATATGCAGATTATTTGTTTAATTATGCTGTTATTCGGGTAAATAATGAAGATATAGCCAAAGATTTGGTGCAAGAAACTTTTTTTGCTGGGTTAAAATCTGCTAAAAATTTTCAAGGAAAAGCGTCTGAAAGAACGTGGTTAATTGCTATCTTAAAAAGAAAAGTGATTGATCATTATAGAAAAATAAATTCTAAAAAAGGGCAAGCAGAAGTTAGAATGAATTTTTATAATGATGGCAAAAATGAAGGTAGTTGGATTGAAGAACGGGTGCCACAAAGTTGGGATAATGCCTCTGAAAAACTCATAGAAAACGAAGAATTAAAGAGTCAGTTAGATGTTTGTCTTGATTATTTACCAGAGAAATATGCCATGGTTTTTAAAATGAAAACCATTCAAGAATTTGAAACTGAAGAAATTTGTAAGGAGTTAAACATAACGGCGTCCAATTTATGGGTTATAATTCATAGAGCCAGAATGCAATTAAGAAAATGTATGGAGGATAATTGGTTTAATACGTAA
- a CDS encoding nuclear transport factor 2 family protein translates to MLKNALIFFIFIVSMNMLAQENLQENHQENLQEKEIKSVIEIFFKGLHKGDSTLMKSTLHKNIKIQTTSTNKQGKNVLQTESKEALLTSIANKKPTDIYLEKLLSFDIKIDGNLASVWTPYEFYFNGNFSHCGANSFQLFNNNGKWEIIFLVDMRRTENCQQVKEKK, encoded by the coding sequence TATTTTTCATTTTCATAGTTTCTATGAATATGTTAGCTCAAGAAAATCTGCAAGAAAACCATCAAGAAAACCTGCAAGAAAAAGAGATTAAAAGTGTCATCGAAATTTTTTTTAAGGGTTTGCACAAAGGCGATAGTACCTTAATGAAGAGCACATTGCATAAAAATATTAAAATTCAAACAACCTCAACAAATAAGCAAGGAAAGAATGTTTTACAAACAGAATCAAAAGAAGCGCTTCTTACATCGATAGCAAATAAAAAGCCAACAGATATTTATTTAGAAAAATTGCTTTCTTTTGATATTAAAATTGATGGAAATCTAGCCTCCGTTTGGACACCCTACGAGTTTTATTTTAACGGTAATTTTAGCCATTGTGGAGCTAATTCTTTTCAACTTTTTAATAACAATGGGAAATGGGAAATTATTTTTTTAGTGGATATGAGAAGAACAGAAAATTGCCAACAAGTAAAAGAGAAAAAATAA